In Phycisphaerae bacterium, one genomic interval encodes:
- a CDS encoding hydroxyacid dehydrogenase: MKVLIADKFEAHGVDALKAAGCEVLVDSELKDKALAEAIKKHTPQVLVVRSTKVTGDMFDNGSSLKMVVRAGSGYDTIDVNAATERGVRVTNCPGMNSVAVAELTLGLMIALDRKIVDETDDLRRGVWNKKEYSKARGLKDSTLGIVGLGRIGYEVARRAKAFEMKLLYCDVIARPEVEKELGMRRVTFEDILRESDFVTVHVPGGGDTKHLIGAKELATMKPTAFVLNCSRGGVIDETALGEALKSNKLAGAALDVYEIEPGANDKEFKDPVAKVPHLYGTHHVGASTEQAQKAVADEAVRIIKTYKDTGQFLNCVNMPKAGG; encoded by the coding sequence TGGTCGATTCCGAACTGAAGGACAAGGCGCTGGCGGAGGCGATCAAGAAGCACACCCCGCAGGTGCTGGTGGTCCGCAGCACGAAGGTCACGGGCGACATGTTCGATAACGGCTCGAGCCTGAAGATGGTGGTGCGGGCCGGGTCGGGATACGACACGATCGACGTGAACGCGGCGACGGAGCGGGGCGTCCGCGTGACGAACTGCCCGGGGATGAACTCGGTGGCGGTGGCGGAGTTGACGCTGGGGCTGATGATCGCCCTGGACCGGAAGATCGTGGACGAAACGGATGATCTGCGACGGGGGGTCTGGAACAAGAAGGAATACAGCAAGGCCCGGGGACTCAAGGACAGCACGCTGGGGATCGTGGGCCTGGGGCGCATCGGGTACGAGGTCGCACGGCGGGCGAAGGCGTTCGAGATGAAGCTGCTCTACTGCGACGTGATCGCCCGGCCGGAGGTCGAGAAAGAGCTGGGCATGCGGCGGGTAACGTTTGAGGACATCCTGCGGGAGTCCGATTTCGTAACGGTGCACGTGCCGGGCGGTGGTGATACGAAGCACCTGATCGGGGCGAAAGAGCTGGCGACGATGAAGCCGACGGCGTTCGTGCTGAATTGCAGCCGGGGCGGGGTGATCGACGAGACAGCACTGGGCGAGGCGCTGAAGTCGAACAAGCTGGCGGGCGCGGCGCTGGACGTGTACGAGATCGAGCCCGGGGCGAACGACAAGGAATTCAAAGACCCGGTGGCGAAGGTGCCGCATCTGTACGGGACGCACCACGTGGGGGCGTCGACGGAGCAAGCGCAGAAGGCGGTGGCCGACGAGGCGGTGCGGATCATCAAGACGTACAAGGACACCGGTCAGTTCTTGAACTGCGTGAACATGCCCAAGGCCGGGGGGTGA